From Solwaraspora sp. WMMD1047, the proteins below share one genomic window:
- a CDS encoding PP2C family protein-serine/threonine phosphatase: MIRLDAVRHRWRGLPLAIAFIALVWAIDVAAQARAVLIGFLALAPLLAAAVERARRTALVAALAALAALSSGLFGARFGSLDHLLRVAVVIAVGVVSIYVARARGLREERLRRVTEIARVTQQAVLREVPEQVGGVALAARYVSAYEAAQVGGDLYEVVDSPYGVRMIVGDVCGKGLEAVRLATTVMGAFRQSAFVRPDLLTVAEDLDLAVERDLGIAGRPGFVTAVLVEFGVGTDRDRMRIANCGHPAPLRRPAGGEVEALEPALTTPPLGLSRGARPALVEYDWRPGDRLLLYTDGLVEARDGTGNVLPIAAIQSRLAVPDRQQSLDDILDRLLGHVGGRPQDDIALLLAEHRPADPPG, translated from the coding sequence ATGATCCGCCTCGACGCGGTCCGGCACCGGTGGCGCGGCCTGCCGCTGGCCATCGCGTTCATCGCGCTGGTCTGGGCGATCGACGTGGCGGCGCAGGCCCGTGCCGTACTCATCGGTTTCCTCGCGCTGGCGCCGCTGCTGGCGGCGGCCGTGGAGCGGGCCCGGCGGACCGCGCTGGTGGCCGCGCTGGCCGCCCTGGCCGCGCTCAGTTCGGGGCTCTTCGGCGCCCGGTTCGGCAGCCTGGACCATCTGCTGCGGGTCGCCGTGGTGATCGCGGTCGGGGTGGTTTCGATCTACGTGGCCCGGGCCCGTGGGCTGCGGGAGGAGCGGTTGCGGCGGGTCACCGAGATCGCCCGGGTCACCCAGCAGGCGGTGCTGCGGGAGGTGCCGGAGCAGGTCGGCGGGGTGGCGCTGGCGGCCCGGTACGTCTCGGCGTACGAGGCGGCCCAGGTCGGCGGGGACCTGTACGAGGTGGTCGACTCGCCGTACGGCGTCCGGATGATCGTCGGGGACGTCTGCGGTAAGGGTCTGGAGGCGGTGCGGCTGGCGACGACGGTGATGGGGGCGTTCCGGCAGTCCGCGTTCGTCCGGCCGGACCTGCTCACCGTCGCCGAGGACCTGGACCTGGCCGTCGAACGCGACCTCGGCATCGCCGGCCGGCCCGGCTTCGTCACCGCCGTGCTCGTCGAGTTCGGCGTCGGCACCGACCGCGACCGGATGCGGATCGCGAACTGCGGCCACCCGGCGCCGCTGCGGCGACCGGCCGGCGGCGAGGTGGAGGCGCTCGAACCGGCGTTGACCACCCCGCCGCTGGGGCTGTCCCGGGGCGCCCGGCCGGCCCTGGTCGAGTACGACTGGCGGCCGGGGGACCGGCTGCTGCTCTACACCGACGGCCTGGTCGAGGCGCGGGACGGCACCGGGAACGTGCTGCCGATCGCGGCCATCCAGTCCCGCCTCGCCGTGCCGGACCGGCAGCAGAGCCTGGACGACATCCTCGACCGGCTGCTCGGTCACGTCGGCGGCCGGCCGCAGGACGACATCGCCCTGCTGCTCGCCGAGCACCGGCCGGCCGATCCACCGGGCTGA
- a CDS encoding methyltransferase domain-containing protein, translating to MVALAPTALSGDRLRARDDFLTGAYADLAKHDDRLGRLAVEVRFDRGVAHLTGEVADPADLRLVRQLVGQLDGVLAVWARVRVGGLAPVVLDLGCGPAKQYPDNLGLDLRLAPGVDAVADLSRSLPIADDSVDVIFTVHILEHLIDFLVLVDECHRVLRPGGVLHVMSPWWGHVNAVADPTHVRLLDVQTIKGICQRPPGTPRWYPLHAGCDGASIFADLTPLGPDDPAPEASHLARFFD from the coding sequence ATGGTCGCGTTGGCACCCACGGCCCTGTCCGGTGACCGGCTCCGGGCGCGGGACGACTTCCTGACCGGGGCGTACGCCGACCTCGCCAAACACGACGACCGGCTGGGCCGGCTGGCCGTCGAGGTCCGGTTCGACCGGGGGGTGGCGCACCTGACCGGCGAGGTCGCCGACCCGGCCGACCTGCGCCTGGTACGGCAACTGGTCGGGCAGCTCGACGGGGTGCTCGCGGTCTGGGCGCGGGTCCGGGTCGGCGGGCTGGCCCCGGTCGTGCTCGACCTGGGCTGCGGCCCGGCCAAGCAGTACCCGGACAACCTCGGCCTGGACCTGCGGCTGGCGCCGGGGGTGGACGCGGTGGCCGACCTGTCCCGGTCGCTGCCGATCGCCGACGACTCGGTCGACGTGATCTTCACGGTGCACATCCTGGAACACCTGATCGACTTCCTGGTCCTGGTCGACGAGTGCCACCGGGTGCTGCGGCCGGGCGGCGTGCTGCACGTGATGAGCCCGTGGTGGGGGCACGTCAACGCGGTCGCCGACCCGACCCACGTCCGGCTGCTGGACGTCCAGACCATCAAGGGCATCTGCCAGCGGCCGCCCGGGACGCCCCGGTGGTATCCGCTGCACGCCGGTTGTGACGGGGCGTCGATCTTCGCCGACCTCACGCCGCTGGGCCCGGACGACCCGGCGCCCGAGGCCAGCCACCTGGCCCGCTTCTTCGACTGA
- a CDS encoding ABC-F family ATP-binding cassette domain-containing protein, whose protein sequence is MTATMIAKGLAAGHGDRVLFTGLELVVAPGDVVGLVGGNGAGKSTLLRTLAGSQPAEEGSVTLTPPTATVGYLPQEPDRRAGETISAFLERRTGVAAAQAALDAATEALSVGRAGADEAYSVALDRWLGLGGADLSERAGQVAADLGLAVDLDRPMTDLSGGQAARAAMASLLLSRYDIFLLDEPTNDLDLAGLQRLEEFVGGLRAGTVLVSHDREFLTRTVTRIVELDLAQQQVRQYGGGYAAYLEEREVARRHARADYEEYADTRAALETRARTQRAWMEKGVKNARRKATDNDKIGRKFRSESTEKQAAKARQTERLIERLEVVEEPRKEWELRMEIAAAPRAGAVVAALRGAVVRRAAFTLGPLDLQIGWGDRVAITGANGAGKSTLLAALLGRLPLAAGHASLGPGVVVGEIDQARGLFLGDQPLLDAFRVAVADLLSPADARTLLAKFGLRAGHVLRPAATLSPGERTRAALALLQGRGVNLLVLDEPTNHLDLPAIEQLESALAGYPGTLLLVTHDRRMLDTVRTTRRLRVDAGTVRED, encoded by the coding sequence ATGACCGCCACGATGATCGCCAAGGGACTCGCCGCCGGCCACGGTGACCGCGTCCTCTTCACCGGGCTGGAGCTGGTCGTCGCGCCCGGCGACGTGGTCGGGCTGGTCGGCGGGAACGGCGCCGGCAAGTCGACCCTGCTGCGCACGCTGGCCGGCAGCCAGCCCGCCGAGGAGGGCTCGGTGACGCTGACCCCGCCCACCGCGACGGTCGGCTACCTGCCGCAGGAGCCGGACCGGCGGGCCGGGGAGACGATCTCGGCGTTCCTGGAGCGGCGGACCGGGGTGGCGGCCGCCCAGGCGGCGTTGGACGCCGCGACCGAGGCGCTGTCGGTGGGCCGGGCCGGCGCCGACGAGGCGTACTCGGTGGCGTTGGACCGCTGGCTCGGGCTCGGCGGCGCCGACCTGTCCGAACGGGCCGGGCAGGTGGCCGCCGACCTGGGCCTCGCGGTCGACCTGGACCGGCCGATGACCGACCTCTCCGGCGGGCAGGCGGCCCGCGCGGCGATGGCGTCGTTGCTGCTCAGCCGCTACGACATCTTCCTGCTCGACGAGCCCACGAACGATCTCGACCTGGCCGGGCTCCAGCGGCTGGAGGAGTTCGTCGGCGGGCTGCGGGCTGGCACGGTGCTGGTCAGCCACGACCGGGAGTTCCTGACCCGCACGGTCACCCGGATCGTCGAGCTGGACCTGGCCCAGCAGCAGGTCCGCCAGTACGGCGGGGGTTACGCCGCCTACCTGGAGGAGCGGGAGGTGGCCCGCCGGCACGCCCGGGCCGACTACGAGGAGTACGCCGACACCCGCGCCGCGCTGGAGACCCGGGCCCGGACCCAGCGGGCCTGGATGGAGAAGGGGGTCAAGAACGCGCGGCGCAAGGCCACCGACAACGACAAGATCGGCCGGAAGTTCCGGTCCGAGTCGACCGAGAAGCAGGCCGCCAAGGCCCGGCAGACCGAACGGCTGATCGAGCGGCTGGAGGTGGTCGAGGAGCCGCGCAAGGAGTGGGAGCTGCGGATGGAGATCGCCGCCGCGCCGCGCGCCGGGGCCGTCGTCGCGGCGCTGCGCGGCGCCGTCGTACGCCGGGCGGCCTTCACCCTCGGGCCGCTCGACCTGCAGATCGGCTGGGGTGACCGGGTCGCCATCACCGGCGCCAACGGGGCCGGCAAGTCGACGCTGCTGGCGGCCCTGCTCGGCCGGCTGCCGCTGGCCGCCGGGCACGCGTCACTCGGCCCCGGGGTGGTGGTCGGCGAGATCGACCAGGCCCGTGGGTTGTTCCTCGGCGACCAGCCGCTGCTGGACGCGTTCCGGGTGGCGGTCGCGGATCTTCTCTCTCCGGCGGACGCCCGGACGCTGCTGGCGAAGTTCGGCCTCCGCGCGGGGCACGTGCTGCGCCCGGCCGCGACCCTCTCCCCCGGCGAGCGGACCCGGGCGGCGCTCGCCCTGCTGCAGGGTCGGGGGGTCAACCTGCTGGTGCTCGACGAGCCGACCAACCACCTGGACCTGCCGGCGATCGAGCAGTTGGAGTCGGCGCTGGCCGGCTACCCGGGCACCCTGCTGCTGGTCACCCACGACCGGCGGATGCTCGACACGGTGCGCACCACCCGGCGGCTGCGGGTCGACGCCGGCACGGTCCGCGAGGACTGA
- a CDS encoding ROK family protein, whose amino-acid sequence MGTTLAIDCGGGGIKASVLDEAGTMRARPLRVPTPYPFPPALFVKTLVELGGQLPTADRVTVGMPGMLRHGVVVATPHYVTRSGPRTRVDPDLVTQWTGFDACSALSTAFGLPALVLNDAEVHGAGVVAGTGLELVLTLGTGLGCAVFDGGRLAPHLELSQAPVRWRMSYDTYVGEHERRRLGDGFWSRRVRGVVEGLRPVFLWDRLYLGGGNARLLRPEQLARMGDDVVVVPNTAGIVGGVRAWAMGAA is encoded by the coding sequence GTGGGAACGACTCTCGCGATCGACTGCGGTGGTGGTGGGATCAAGGCGTCGGTGCTGGACGAGGCCGGCACGATGCGGGCTCGGCCGCTGCGGGTGCCGACGCCGTATCCATTCCCGCCGGCGCTGTTCGTCAAGACCCTGGTGGAACTCGGGGGACAACTCCCGACGGCCGACCGGGTCACGGTCGGCATGCCGGGCATGCTGCGGCACGGGGTGGTGGTGGCGACCCCGCACTACGTCACCCGCAGCGGTCCACGTACCCGGGTCGACCCCGACCTGGTCACCCAGTGGACGGGCTTCGACGCCTGCAGCGCGCTGAGCACGGCGTTCGGGCTGCCGGCGCTGGTGCTCAACGACGCCGAGGTGCACGGCGCAGGCGTGGTGGCCGGCACCGGGCTGGAGCTGGTGTTGACGCTCGGCACCGGGCTGGGCTGTGCCGTGTTCGACGGTGGGCGGTTGGCCCCGCACCTGGAGCTGTCCCAGGCGCCGGTGCGATGGCGGATGAGCTACGACACCTATGTCGGCGAGCACGAGCGGCGCCGCCTCGGTGATGGCTTCTGGTCCCGGCGGGTGCGGGGCGTGGTGGAGGGTCTGCGGCCGGTCTTCCTCTGGGACCGGCTCTACCTGGGCGGTGGCAACGCGCGGCTGCTCCGGCCAGAGCAACTCGCCCGGATGGGCGACGACGTGGTGGTGGTGCCGAACACGGCGGGCATCGTGGGTGGCGTCCGAGCGTGGGCAATGGGCGCCGCCTGA
- a CDS encoding helix-turn-helix transcriptional regulator, whose translation MTRPPVALKRRIATELRSLREQKGLTLEAAAEQAEVTKSSLSRFENGHSAPKIHTMRALMTLYGASAEKREELERLAKEAARRGWSTSIFGEGSSVPDWLRTYVGLEATATSLHTYSLFVPGLLQTPEYARAVISAGGREGDELERRVRLRIARQQLITDGKSAPAIHAVLDEGVLHRQMGSADITQEQLAHLVELADEPNVTIQILPWTAGAASASVGNGFVILGLDPDPPLVYLESYEVAHYIESESETQRFRAAFDRLASSALDPDETRCLLVAASKTPRG comes from the coding sequence ATGACCCGACCGCCGGTGGCCCTCAAACGCCGCATCGCCACGGAGTTGCGCTCTCTCCGTGAGCAGAAGGGTCTGACCCTTGAGGCGGCCGCGGAGCAGGCGGAGGTGACCAAGTCGTCGCTCTCCAGGTTCGAAAACGGGCATTCTGCCCCAAAGATTCATACAATGCGCGCCTTGATGACCCTCTACGGCGCCTCGGCGGAGAAGCGCGAGGAATTGGAGAGACTCGCCAAGGAGGCCGCCCGGCGAGGGTGGAGCACGTCCATCTTCGGTGAGGGCAGCTCGGTTCCCGACTGGCTACGCACCTACGTCGGCTTGGAGGCGACAGCCACCTCGCTGCACACCTACAGTCTTTTCGTGCCCGGCCTTCTCCAGACCCCCGAGTATGCACGGGCGGTCATATCGGCCGGCGGACGCGAGGGCGATGAACTGGAGCGGCGGGTCCGCCTGCGAATCGCCCGACAGCAGCTGATAACCGACGGGAAATCCGCACCCGCCATTCACGCGGTCCTTGACGAGGGCGTCCTACACAGGCAGATGGGAAGCGCCGACATCACCCAGGAACAGCTTGCTCACCTGGTCGAACTTGCCGACGAGCCCAACGTGACCATCCAGATCCTTCCATGGACGGCCGGCGCGGCGTCGGCCTCCGTCGGCAACGGATTCGTCATCCTCGGGCTCGATCCGGACCCACCGCTGGTTTATCTCGAATCATATGAAGTGGCACACTACATCGAGAGCGAGTCAGAGACGCAGAGATTCAGAGCCGCCTTCGACAGGCTCGCGTCGAGCGCCCTTGACCCGGACGAGACGAGATGCCTACTGGTGGCGGCGAGCAAGACTCCGAGAGGTTGA
- a CDS encoding tetratricopeptide repeat protein has product MDLLAEYRRAVMFFEAGDPGGAVRLLEPIVEAEPDNSSVRQLLARAYFQSAQLGRAEEQLRALVDRDPSDHYAHHVLGRTLERLNRPSDALRYLRIAAAMRAENDDYLTALRRVESRVNGQR; this is encoded by the coding sequence ATGGATCTTCTGGCCGAATACCGGCGGGCGGTCATGTTCTTCGAGGCCGGCGACCCCGGTGGCGCGGTGCGGCTGCTGGAGCCCATCGTCGAGGCCGAGCCGGACAACTCCTCCGTACGGCAGTTGTTGGCCCGGGCCTATTTCCAGTCGGCCCAGCTCGGGCGGGCCGAGGAGCAGCTACGGGCGCTGGTGGACCGCGATCCGAGCGACCACTACGCCCACCACGTGCTGGGTCGGACCCTGGAGCGGCTCAACCGGCCGTCCGACGCGCTGCGGTACCTGCGCATCGCGGCCGCGATGCGGGCGGAGAATGACGACTACCTGACGGCACTGCGCCGGGTCGAGTCCCGGGTCAACGGGCAGCGGTGA
- a CDS encoding Smr/MutS family protein — MKLKLDLHDIYNRGHDIDRALRGIIDEAVAKRATLVEIIPGKGSGQLKKRVLRFLDQKEIKQLYHRVEKDSKNFGRLFIHFRHR, encoded by the coding sequence GTGAAGCTGAAGCTCGACCTGCACGACATCTACAACCGGGGCCACGACATCGACCGGGCGCTACGCGGCATCATCGACGAGGCGGTGGCGAAGAGGGCCACCCTGGTGGAGATCATCCCCGGGAAGGGTTCCGGTCAGCTCAAGAAGCGGGTGCTCCGGTTCCTGGACCAGAAGGAGATCAAGCAGCTCTACCACCGGGTGGAGAAGGACTCGAAGAACTTCGGTCGCCTCTTCATCCACTTCAGGCACAGGTAG
- a CDS encoding glycoside hydrolase family 9 protein, producing the protein MLPFPPTTTLSRRAVPLAVVTAAALAATVGLTGGAAHGQEPEAPEQIVNGGFDDGHAPWWGTPNLTLDSSSGQLCADVPAGTVNPWDAIIGQDNIPLVAGETYEFRFFGSASPARVGKALIQLPVDPYTQYLAANPELSVSGNDYRYTFTSPVDLPNAQVAFQIGGSATAWTICLDNVSLRGGAEPEQYVPDTGPRVRVNQVGYLPKGPKNATVVTEATTALPWQLKDRNGKVVRHGRTKPRGVDASSGQNVHTVEFGSYTRSGTGYTLVADGETSRPFDIGSDFYEKLRTDALKFYYTQRSGVEIRDDLRPGYGRPAGHVGVAPNQGDTEVPCQPGVCDYTLDVSGGWYDAGDHGKYVVNGGISVHQLMSEYERSWLARTGEPWKLWDRTLNLPESGNKVPDILDEARWQQEFMLKMQVPAGEELAGMAHHKIHDESWTGLPLLPHLDDKRRELHPPSTAATLNLAATAAQAARVYRPYDRHFAARNLAAAKRAWAAAKANPEIYASPNDANGGGPYDDSDVTDEFYWAAVELFITTGEKEFRDFLLASPHHTGDIFTAGGMYWGGTAALGRLALATLPNKLPRHERDKVRASVVKGADGYLATLKAHPYGIPYAPANNQFDWGSNSGIINNAIVIATAFDITGKDKYRDGVLETMDYIFGRNALNQSYVTGYGEVASKNQHSRWYARQLNPDLPNPPVGTLAGGPNSAIQDPVAQQKLQGCVAQFCYIDDIESWATNELTINWNAPLSWIAAFIADQDNGDARGRLF; encoded by the coding sequence ATGCTTCCGTTCCCACCAACCACGACACTCTCCCGGCGGGCGGTCCCGCTCGCCGTTGTGACCGCGGCGGCGCTGGCCGCCACGGTCGGCCTGACCGGCGGCGCCGCCCACGGGCAGGAGCCGGAAGCTCCGGAGCAGATCGTCAACGGCGGCTTCGACGACGGCCACGCCCCCTGGTGGGGCACCCCCAACCTGACCCTGGACTCCAGCAGCGGCCAGCTCTGCGCCGACGTGCCCGCCGGCACGGTGAACCCCTGGGACGCCATCATCGGGCAGGACAACATCCCGCTGGTCGCCGGCGAGACGTACGAGTTCCGGTTCTTCGGCAGCGCCAGCCCGGCCCGGGTCGGCAAGGCCCTGATCCAGCTTCCGGTCGACCCGTACACCCAGTACCTGGCCGCCAACCCGGAGCTGAGCGTCTCCGGCAACGACTACCGCTACACCTTCACCTCCCCGGTGGACCTGCCCAACGCACAGGTCGCCTTCCAGATCGGCGGCAGCGCCACCGCCTGGACGATCTGCCTGGACAACGTCTCCCTGCGCGGCGGGGCCGAGCCCGAGCAGTACGTTCCCGACACCGGCCCGCGGGTCCGGGTCAACCAGGTCGGCTACCTGCCCAAGGGCCCGAAGAACGCCACCGTGGTCACCGAGGCCACCACCGCCCTGCCGTGGCAGCTCAAGGACCGCAACGGCAAGGTGGTACGCCACGGCCGGACCAAGCCGCGCGGGGTGGACGCCTCGTCCGGGCAGAACGTGCACACGGTCGAGTTCGGCTCGTACACCCGGTCCGGGACCGGCTACACGCTGGTCGCCGACGGCGAGACCAGCCGGCCGTTCGACATCGGATCGGACTTCTACGAGAAGCTCCGCACCGACGCGCTGAAGTTCTACTACACCCAGCGCAGTGGGGTGGAGATTCGCGACGACCTGCGCCCCGGCTACGGCCGCCCGGCCGGCCACGTCGGCGTCGCGCCGAACCAGGGCGACACCGAGGTACCGTGCCAGCCCGGCGTCTGCGACTACACCCTGGACGTCTCCGGCGGCTGGTACGACGCCGGTGACCACGGCAAGTACGTCGTCAACGGCGGCATCTCGGTGCACCAGCTGATGAGCGAGTACGAGCGCTCCTGGCTGGCCCGCACCGGCGAGCCCTGGAAGCTGTGGGACCGGACCCTGAACCTGCCGGAGAGCGGCAACAAGGTCCCGGACATCCTCGACGAGGCCCGCTGGCAGCAGGAGTTCATGCTCAAGATGCAGGTGCCGGCCGGCGAGGAGCTGGCCGGAATGGCCCACCACAAGATCCACGACGAGTCGTGGACCGGGCTGCCGCTGCTGCCGCACCTGGACGACAAGCGGCGCGAGCTGCACCCGCCGTCCACCGCCGCCACCCTGAACCTGGCCGCCACGGCCGCCCAGGCGGCACGGGTCTACCGGCCGTACGACCGGCACTTCGCCGCCCGCAACCTGGCGGCGGCGAAGCGGGCCTGGGCCGCCGCGAAGGCCAACCCGGAGATCTACGCCAGCCCGAACGACGCCAACGGCGGCGGGCCGTACGACGACAGCGACGTCACCGACGAGTTCTACTGGGCCGCCGTGGAGCTCTTCATCACCACCGGTGAGAAGGAGTTCCGCGACTTCCTGCTGGCCTCGCCGCACCACACCGGCGACATCTTCACCGCCGGCGGCATGTACTGGGGCGGCACCGCGGCGCTCGGCCGGCTCGCGCTGGCCACCCTGCCGAACAAGCTGCCCCGCCACGAACGCGACAAGGTACGGGCATCGGTCGTCAAGGGCGCCGACGGGTATCTGGCGACGCTGAAGGCGCACCCGTACGGCATCCCGTACGCGCCGGCCAACAACCAGTTCGACTGGGGCTCCAACAGCGGGATCATCAACAACGCCATCGTGATCGCCACCGCCTTCGACATCACCGGCAAGGACAAGTACCGCGACGGTGTCCTGGAGACGATGGACTACATCTTCGGCCGCAACGCCCTCAACCAGTCCTACGTGACCGGCTACGGCGAGGTGGCGTCGAAGAACCAGCACAGCCGCTGGTACGCCCGGCAGCTCAATCCGGACCTGCCCAACCCGCCGGTCGGCACGCTCGCGGGCGGGCCGAACTCGGCGATCCAGGACCCGGTGGCCCAGCAGAAGCTGCAGGGCTGCGTGGCGCAGTTCTGCTACATCGACGACATCGAGTCGTGGGCGACGAACGAGCTGACCATCAACTGGAACGCTCCGCTCTCCTGGATCGCGGCGTTCATCGCCGACCAGGACAACGGCGACGCCCGGGGTCGCCTCTTCTGA
- a CDS encoding M28 family peptidase translates to MRVSLQRPADRALLRPRHRALAAAAALAALAVLGAVALAGLRAPDPLGPDAPADRFSAGRAYQHVRAVAGAGPHAAGNPANDQVRAHLVGVLRGLGLETSVQDTVASEAGQLSGAAAGATLARVRNVVARLPGTDPTGRVFLVAHYDSAQVAPGGNDDGAGTSTVLEVARALADGPRPRNDIVFVLTDAEEACLCGAAAFAADHPLAADGGVVLNLEARGSTGPVIMFETSPANAGLVAAFARAAPHPLGTSFAVEIYRLLPNDTDFTAFLAEGFAGLNAAYLDGAAVYHTPLDTPESMDRASLQHHGDNTLAMAREFGAVDLAGLAVDGDATYFPVPGGLVRYPGWLTWPLAGLALAAVGALGWLARRRGRATGRQLAAGFGLALLPVLVAPVGAQLLWWGITAVRPGYHELVDPYRPQWYRLAVLALAAAVLFGWYALTRRRFGPAALAVAGFGWLAVLGLVLAAVMPGGAYLVTLPALGGAVGGLVALAVRPDGPWGVLAVTAGAAVGLVILLPTVVLLFPALGMAMGGAAALFAVLLGLAALPVVDLLHPEAGGQRGLVALRARRLGAVPVLAAALATGLFAGLGLAVDRFDAEHPAPTHLMYALDADSGSARWLSHETDPLPWTAGYVDGEVSVRDDFPGIGTARLRAGPAEPATLPAPVVETVADNVDGGTRTLTVRLVPQRPVRFASLHVAAADAELRAAVVAGKPVTVPDPPEGRWGFGVVFHAPPAEGVEITLVFRQLGAEVRLRAMDASDGLTGLPGFRPRPPEVGVAGTHSSELVAVARTYPL, encoded by the coding sequence GTGCGCGTATCCCTGCAACGGCCGGCGGACCGGGCGCTGCTCCGCCCGCGCCACCGCGCCCTGGCCGCCGCCGCGGCGCTCGCCGCGCTGGCGGTGCTGGGGGCGGTGGCGCTGGCCGGTCTGCGCGCGCCCGACCCGCTCGGCCCGGACGCCCCGGCCGACCGGTTCAGCGCCGGCCGGGCGTACCAGCACGTCCGGGCCGTCGCGGGAGCCGGGCCGCACGCCGCCGGCAACCCGGCCAACGACCAGGTCCGGGCGCACCTGGTGGGGGTGCTGCGCGGGCTGGGCCTGGAGACGTCGGTGCAGGACACCGTCGCCAGCGAGGCCGGCCAGCTCAGCGGCGCCGCCGCCGGCGCCACCCTGGCCCGGGTCCGCAACGTGGTGGCCCGGCTGCCCGGCACCGACCCGACCGGCCGGGTCTTCCTGGTGGCGCACTACGACTCCGCGCAGGTCGCCCCGGGCGGCAACGACGACGGCGCGGGCACCTCGACGGTGCTGGAGGTGGCGCGGGCGCTGGCGGACGGGCCACGCCCCCGCAACGACATCGTCTTCGTGCTCACCGACGCGGAGGAGGCGTGTCTCTGCGGCGCTGCCGCGTTCGCGGCCGACCATCCGCTGGCCGCCGACGGCGGGGTGGTGCTCAACCTGGAGGCCCGGGGCAGCACCGGCCCGGTGATCATGTTCGAGACGTCGCCGGCGAACGCCGGGCTGGTGGCGGCGTTCGCGCGGGCCGCGCCGCACCCGCTCGGCACCTCGTTCGCGGTGGAGATCTACCGGCTGCTTCCCAACGACACCGACTTCACCGCGTTCCTCGCGGAGGGGTTCGCCGGGCTCAACGCGGCCTACCTGGACGGCGCGGCCGTCTACCACACCCCGCTGGACACCCCGGAGTCGATGGACCGGGCCAGCCTGCAACACCACGGCGACAACACGCTCGCGATGGCCCGCGAGTTCGGGGCGGTCGACCTGGCCGGGCTGGCCGTCGACGGCGACGCCACCTACTTCCCGGTGCCCGGCGGCCTGGTCCGCTACCCAGGCTGGCTGACCTGGCCGCTGGCCGGGTTGGCGCTCGCCGCGGTCGGCGCGCTGGGTTGGCTGGCCCGCCGCCGGGGCCGGGCCACCGGCCGGCAGTTGGCCGCCGGCTTCGGCCTCGCCCTGCTGCCGGTGCTGGTCGCGCCGGTCGGCGCCCAACTGCTCTGGTGGGGGATCACCGCGGTCCGGCCCGGCTACCACGAGCTGGTCGACCCGTACCGGCCGCAGTGGTACCGGCTGGCCGTGCTGGCGCTGGCCGCCGCCGTCCTGTTCGGCTGGTACGCGCTGACCCGCCGCCGGTTCGGTCCGGCCGCGCTGGCGGTCGCCGGGTTCGGCTGGCTGGCCGTGCTGGGGCTGGTCCTGGCGGCGGTGATGCCCGGCGGCGCGTACCTGGTGACGCTGCCGGCGCTGGGCGGCGCGGTCGGCGGCCTGGTCGCGCTCGCGGTCCGGCCGGACGGCCCCTGGGGCGTGCTGGCGGTGACGGCCGGCGCGGCGGTGGGCCTGGTGATCCTGCTGCCGACGGTGGTGCTGCTCTTCCCCGCGTTGGGGATGGCGATGGGCGGCGCGGCGGCGCTCTTCGCGGTGCTGCTCGGCCTGGCCGCGCTGCCGGTGGTGGATCTGCTGCATCCCGAGGCCGGCGGTCAGCGCGGGCTGGTCGCGCTGCGCGCCCGCCGACTGGGAGCGGTTCCAGTGCTGGCGGCGGCGCTCGCCACCGGGCTCTTCGCCGGGTTGGGGCTGGCGGTGGACCGGTTCGACGCCGAACACCCGGCCCCGACCCACCTGATGTACGCGCTGGACGCCGACTCCGGCTCGGCCCGCTGGCTCAGCCACGAGACGGACCCGCTGCCGTGGACCGCCGGCTACGTCGACGGGGAGGTGTCGGTCCGGGACGACTTCCCGGGGATCGGCACGGCCCGGCTGCGGGCCGGTCCGGCCGAGCCGGCCACCCTGCCGGCCCCGGTGGTGGAGACGGTCGCCGACAACGTCGACGGCGGGACGCGCACCCTGACCGTCCGGCTGGTCCCGCAGCGCCCGGTCCGGTTCGCCTCGCTGCACGTGGCGGCGGCCGACGCGGAACTGCGGGCAGCGGTGGTGGCCGGTAAGCCGGTCACCGTGCCGGACCCGCCGGAGGGCCGGTGGGGCTTCGGGGTGGTCTTCCACGCCCCGCCAGCGGAGGGGGTCGAGATCACCCTGGTGTTCCGGCAGCTCGGTGCGGAGGTTCGGCTGCGGGCGATGGATGCCAGCGACGGTCTGACCGGGCTGCCGGGTTTCCGGCCCCGCCCGCCGGAGGTCGGGGTGGCCGGCACGCACAGCTCGGAGCTGGTGGCGGTCGCCCGGACCTATCCGCTCTGA